One Arvicanthis niloticus isolate mArvNil1 chromosome 3, mArvNil1.pat.X, whole genome shotgun sequence DNA segment encodes these proteins:
- the Nefl gene encoding neurofilament light polypeptide, producing the protein MSSFGYDPYFSTSYKRRYVETPRVHISSVRSGYSTARSAYSSYSAPVSSSLSVRRSYSSSSGSLMPSLENLDLSQVAAISNDLKSIRTQEKAQLQDLNDRFASFIERVHELEQQNKVLEAELLVLRQKHSEPSRFRALYEQEIRDLRLAAEDATNEKQALQGEREGLEETLRNLQARYEEEVLSREDAEGRLMEARKGADEAALARAELEKRIDSLMDEIAFLKKVHEEEIAELQAQIQYAQISVEMDVSSKPDLSAALKDIRAQYEKLAAKNMQNAEEWFKSRFTVLTESAAKNTDAVRAAKDEVSESRRLLKAKTLEIEACRGMNEALEKQLQELEDKQNADISAMQDTINKLENELRSTKSEMARYLKEYQDLLNVKMALDIEIAAYRKLLEGEETRLSFTSVGSITSGYSQSSQVFGRSAYSGLQSSSFLMSARSFPAYYSSHVQEEQTEVEETIEATKAEEAKDEPHSEGEAEEEEKEKEEGEEEEGAEEEEAAKDESEDTKEEEEGGEGEEEDTKESEEEEKKEESAEEDQAAKKKD; encoded by the exons ATGAGTTCGTTCGGCTACGACCCGTACTTTTCGACCTCCTACAAGCGGCGCTACGTGGAGACGCCCCGGGTGCACATCTCCAGCGTGCGCAGCGGCTACAGCACGGCGCGCTCCGCGTACTCCAGCTACTCCGCGCCggtctcctcctcactgtccgtGCGCCGCAGCTACTCGTCCAGCTCCGGCTCTTTGATGCCCAGCCTGGAGAACCTCGATCTGAGCCAGGTAGCCGCCATCAGCAACGACCTCAAGTCTATCCGCACGCAGGAGAAGGCACAGCTGCAGGACCTCAACGATCGCTTCGCCAGCTTCATCGAGCGCGTGCACGAGCTGGAGCAGCAGAACAAGGTCCTGGAAGCCGAGCTGTTGGTGCTGCGCCAGAAGCACTCAGAGCCTTCCCGCTTCCGCGCCCTGTACGAGCAGGAGATCCGCGATCTGCGGCTGGCGGCTGAAGATGCCACTAACGAGAAGCAGGCGCTGCAGGGTGAGCGCGAGGGGCTGGAGGAGACTCTGCGCAACCTCCAGGCTCGCTACGAGGAAGAGGTGCTGAGCCGAGAGGATGCCGAGGGCCGGCTGATGGAAGCGCGCAAAGGCGCCGATGAGGCCGCGCTCGCTCGCGCCGAGCTGGAGAAGCGCATCGACAGCCTGATGGACGAGATAGCTTTCCTGAAGAAGGTGCACGAAGAAGAGATCGCCGAGCTGCAGGCCCAGATCCAGTATGCTCAGATCTCCGTGGAGATGGACGTGTCCTCCAAGCCCGACCTCTCCGCCGCTCTCAAGGACATCCGCGCTCAGTACGAGAAGCTGGCCGCCAAGAACATGCAGAATGCCGAAGAGTGGTTCAAGAGCCGCTTCACGGTGCTAACCGAGAGCGCCGCCAAGAACACCGACGCTGTGCGCGCTGCCAAGGACGAGGTGTCGGAAAGCCGCCGCCTGCTCAAGGCTAAGACCCTGGAGATCGAAGCCTGCCGGGGTATGAACGAAGCTCTGGAGAAGCAGCTTCAGGAGCTGGAGGACAAGCAGAATGCAGACATCAGCGCCATGCAG GACACGATCAACAAACTGGAGAATGAGCTGAGAAGCACGAAGAGCGAGATGGCCAGGTACCTGAAGGAGTACCAGGACCTCCTCAATGTCAAGATGGCCTTGGACATTGAGATTGCAGCTTACAG GAAACTCTTGGAAGGCGAAGAGACCAGGCTCAGTTTCACCAGCGTGGGTAGCATCACCAGCGGCTACTCTCAGAGCTCGCAGGTCTTTGGCCGTTCCGCCTACAGTGGCTTGCAGAGCAGCTCCTTCTTGATGTCTGCTCGCTCATTCCCAGCCTACTATAGCAGCCACGTCCAGGAAGAGCAGACAGAGGTCGAGGAGACCATTGAGGCTACGAAGGCTGAGGAGGCCAAGGATGAGCCCCACtctgaaggagaagcagaagaggaggagaaggagaaagaggagggagaggaagaggaaggtgctgaggaggaagaag CTGCCAAGGATGAGTCCGAAGAcacaaaagaagaagaggaaggtggTGAGGGTGAAGAGGAAGACACCAAAGAatctgaagaggaagagaagaaagaggaaagtgcTGAGGAGGACCAAGCTGCTAAGAAGAAAGACTGA